GCGTTACTGTTAaggtttttgttttaattcattctattttcttcaattttattcattatGTTTTCTTTGAATATTTATGGGTAACAGATGATGGTTTGTGGACTAATTGGTTAAATATTTATGGGGTTGTGATTTATAGGGGTTTTGAAAAAATGGTGGATTGTTTTTTGAGCGCTCAAATTAGGGATTATTGTTGTTTGATCCTACTCTATATGATCACATAATACAAACCTCtactttattcaaattatgtttagattattttcagatttatttatacttaaatctCTTGTTATGTATACGTGGGTTTTTTCAGAATTATTCAATTTGAGAACTGCGCTAAAAGTAATCATGAGTCGGATTGAAGCttggaaatattttttcttatctAAATCCAATGGTATCAGCCACAagtgaaattcaaaaattatgcTGGGGGCTGGTTGAGTCTTAACTTGATTAGAATTGGCATTATTGCTAGTGCAGGAGGATGAGGattcgagtgcgttgaagcgTTATTCTTCTATTTAGGGGTTGGAGAGGGACTATGAATAGTTTTAGGTGTTATATAAAACGTAGCAGATATGAtaagattaatgttaaaaaaaattatactggaggactataaataaattataatttttgggagccaaaatgcaattttaattttatgttatcaTGTATTTTTACAATATCTTAAAAGTAACAagaaaatttctcaaaaaatttattaatattgattgAGCCTAActttagttaatattattactattataacaagtaaaaagacataaatttaaatacgattaaacttgtatttttctCCTATTTAAAGGGAAATACGAATTAAGTGAAGGAAGCTGTTAGGCCATTGAGTAAGACGTTATGTTTATAAGCCTTTTGGAAAATTGCAACCCCCGTATACCTAAGTTTGGTTAGGTTTAGcaattagggtttaattaaaaGGAAACATCTTTTGTGGTAACCAATTAGCACATTAATACCATGCAACATAAAGCCATGGAGAAGAGATGGTTGAGGACCACCACTTGTCTCTAGTGCCACCACCCCTAATTCAAATCCAAGTAATTTGTTTACTTTGACTATCTATAGGGTTCGCATTGGAACAAAAtcgattatattttattctgaTAACGAACGTGATAATCTTATAATTCGGATTTGATCATCGAGTCGAGCATGAGGTACATGTGGCACATCATATGTCATTAAATGGTTATCTTGTCAATCAtgctttttttttggtttactTCATGTTCGTTTTACGATCTATGTTCAGGGTTCGTAGCTGTCTCTCTCAACAATATCATCTCCAAGTTTCGAACTTGAGTGAGTCTTCTTATTGGGAGTGCAATATATCTTACTATTGCACCCAATCACTTGTTGGTCAATCATGTTAATTTTTGACAgtacaaatgaatgaaatttttaatataaacgaTTACTGatctctttaatttaatgtataaagactaatttactcatttttttcagaataaaataaaatataatcgtACTCCTAACCTCTATATTACTTTTACCCACAttgtatattaaaaaatataaatttaatatttatcgcttcaaaaataatattgcaagaattaaaatataatataattaattttttaatttaatcgaaatttaatataactaccaaaataacctttcaaacaaacaaaatttaaaaatttggttggTGGTTACaataaattggaatttaatttcGGCTTGACATTAATTCGAGCTTTCAAATTTGCAACTATCTTCAATATAACTACCAACATCTTCAcctctcaaatttcaaaaatcttttACTATTCTCTTAGCTTTCACCGACAAAAAAAATGGCAGCGAAGCAAACGACGATCCTCGTTGCCGCCATCCTCGTAACGGCTTTTTACGGCGGCGCGGCGACATCGGCGCAGGCACCGGCAGCTGATCCAGCGATGGCCATGTCGCCGTCCGCCATGGCACCGACGCCGGACTGTATGACGAACTTGCTCAACTTATCGGATTGTTTGACGTACGTGGAGGCCGGAAGCAACTTGACGAAGCCGGACAAGCCTTGTTGTCCGGAATTGGCTGGGCTAGTGGAAAGTAGCCCTCAATGCTTGTGCTATTTGATGGATAAGAATGCGACGGCGAACTATGGGATCAACATTGACATGGAAAGAGCTCTTAAGCTGCCTAATGTTTGCCATGTCAAAACCCCTCCTGTTAGTCTTTGTTCTGGTAATTCTACCtttccctcttcttttttttactacCTTTCATGAATTTTTGATGGAGTATAACTGGTCTTGTTGTTTGGATTGAGAATTGGCGGGTAAAGGATTGAATAATTTTGAATGAGAAAATAACAACCGAAAATTAAAACAGGAAAACTGATTGAATtgatttatagattttttaattgtttatttagttATTGGATGAATATAACGAGGAGAATTAAATATTGAACTCAAATTTGTTATAATTGTTAGCGTTAATTGTAAGATATTTTCAAACTATACTTtcgattttaaatttggttcgaaagtttaaaaatattgtaattaaattttaaattttttagaatattcTTTATATCAAGATGGTCTTTTCCGTTagtatttcataaatttaagcTTCAAATGTCAATTCAAAATTGATATGTATAACTTTAGATCTTATGTTTTCGAAAAATATAGACGTTAACAATTTAGGtggattatattttattttaatacattgaATCTAAGCTGTTATGCATTAAGTATACAcgtgtttataatttaatttacgtATTTTAAATATGCTCAACATTTTATCCAATTAGAACTACTTGAttgatatgatattaaaatattgaaaacttaattaaaacatcttGAAGTTTTTGGACCAATTTAACATTTGGACCATAGTTTGAAAACATTTGTTAGAATTAACCCAACATTTTCAAAGATAATTacaatatgaattatattggttctttttaatacaatttcttaaattatttatagtctCACAAAACTCATAACTAAAAGAATAATGTGTTTTAGCTCATTCAAACTTATGTCTTCTTATATTGGTAAAAATGTCCATTTCAATTGAACTAAGACTCCATCGACGAGTAGGATTTTTTTTTGGGAACACAATATGAGCgattttatagtattttttaaaaatatatttttaattgtgaaagtattaatacataatcacatttaataatatacattgaaatgaagctttgactgttgaatttattatttccCGAGGCTGTTTTATATAGTCTATAATAGTagaaacataatatatttataaatcatataaattttggttaatacatatattcatgatatttttttattttattttttaatgttaatttttgtaCATTATATTTAAAGAATAGTTTGGGTGATGGGGGGGGGTATAGTTGGGTCTCATTTAATATGTTTGATGGGGGCATTTAAGGTTTCTCGGTTAGCTCTCAACTAATTTTACCGCTCTGTCCTTTTTCCAAATAAATGAATCACGTGCACACTgcctttttcatttaaataagattttattaccaaaacattaatgttatttttaaaaaaaaatcgtaaaaattgttaattttcacacgagaaattattttatgtaattttctcatattattcataatttttaattatttaattatatttcaataaatttttttatgttaacacataattttaataacttttttttatcttgaacCATAGACCTCAAATCTCAAATATTAAATCTCAAACTTTAAACTTCGAACtccaaattatttgaaatttgaagttCGAGGTTTGAATTTGCGGTTCAAAAGTTCATGTTTGAGATTTAAAGTTCAGGATCaaagttcaaaattttggattctggataaaaaatttattatcacgtattatatttaatgtaaatattattatcattaaaattttaattgatattaacAATTTGTAATCCAATTCTcgtctcaaaattttaaaaatagaacttaatcaaactttaaaatcaagttttattCATTTACATAAACCTTGAACGTTAAATTTAATAGTTAGAACTATTAACATTTATTTCCATGAACTCAAACAGCTATCATCGGGGCTCCAATCGGAGTTCCAACTCAAAGCACTGAAGGACTTGTGTCGCCAGCATCCGAGCCAACAGGTTCCGTAGCATACGGACCGACTCCATCCGCCATGGCACCAACACCGGACTGCATGACAAACTTGTTTAACTTGTCGGATTGTTTGGGGTACGTGACGGCTAGAAGCAACCTAACGAAGCCGGACAAACCTTGTTGCCCGGAGTTGGCCGGGCTCGTGGAAAGCAGCCCTCAGTGTTTATGTTTATTGTTGGATAAAAACGCGACCTCGAGTTATGGGGTCGACATTGACATCGATAGAGCTCTTAAGCTACCTAATGTTTGCCATGTTAAAACCCCTCCCGTTAGTCTCTGCTCTAGTAAgtatattaatttcttttaagaatttaattaagtcttaaaagtatcgataaaataTCAATCGagatatttatttaacttaatcaTTATCTCCAGcattataagttaaatatattGCAAAGTAATcacaaaattgatttttatctCGAATTGAATTCCTGCAGCTATCAATGGTGGCGCTCCAATTGGGGTTCCAACTTCAGGCACTGAAGTATCTTTATCACCAGGTACttcgttttctttcttttaattctaaCTTACTTTacaaatattattgtttaaatgatcTTATTATCAACTATTTTAGTGcgaatttcaaaaaaaaaaacttatattttttctttgaaagaTGGTAAATCTTGAATTTCTACCGAAAGTTGGGTGTGTGTATATATGGAGTATAATTAGATATTGGCAGTAAAAAAAAACCTCCATAATTtggtttatgaattttttttaaattccattAAAACAATTATCATGGGTAAATTTCCCagttggtcactcaacttttaaggcattttcattttggtctcCCAAAATGAAATCCTTGCAATTTGGTCATCTAACTTTTAGGTTGCTTTCATTTTAATCGCTCAAGCGTTAAATCTCTAATTGTGGTTAATTGTACATGTCATATCATGTTTACGTAttcattttggtcaccaaaAAATATCTTTTTGGAGTATTGATTAggtaaaaaactcaaaattaaagtgaataaatgatagaaattaaaataatacacaaaatggtcaaattgtacttgtttatcccattgttgaaaattttaaatttgggttttgaaatataaatctttaaatattaagattCAAAATTACAATAGCAAATCGGTTGACATTATCAAGcgatataaaaatttcaacagttttttttgaaattattttcaaaaattaagaataaaattattgtcTTTAATAGTTGTCTACAAAACtctcttttttgttgttgtcgAGTATATGATATGAAATCTTTCATTCTAAgctaaaagcaaagaaaaatatttgtaattaattaaattaattaattttatcttctattccaaacaaaatttatagttttttatcaCTTATTTACCCAAACAAAGAGCaagcaattaatttaattaattgtaagtatttttcttttctttacaattattaaatatgagttatttgagttgatttagttaaagaaaatttaaaacataaataaaatttaaaaatttaaaatgagattaaattaattaattaattttaatgttatagtaacaaattggttaacatgttttaataccaaaataaaagtgCAAATATGATGTGGCGTGTACAATTAACGTCGTTAGAAATTTAGTACTTggataattaaaatgaaaatgccCTAAAATAGAGTGACCAATTTAAAAGGATTTTatatctaaaatgaaaataccataaaaattgagtaattaacTGTAATTTacaccttatatatatatatatatatatatatatatataatgttgaaAGTTTGTGGAATTTGTAGACGCTACAATTTAGAATATGGCACCTTTACGGTgtagtgaaaaaaaaattaaatgagacATGTGGCTGTATTTGTACCCTTGTTTGAAGAGTGGCTGGGGTGAATTTAAGGGAGGCAGAAAACTTGTTGaccctttaaaaataaaaaattgtgttaagttaaatttaaaacaataaatttataaattaatatattataaagcaCTTCACCTTTcaaaatgagaattttttttaataaatgatgaaaatataaattaataaatgataaaataatatttttatcttttaaaaatttataattaaatttaaaaatatttatactattttttgtCGAGGTAGACAATTTGTGTATTCATGTgatatttacatattctattatattttaaaattttatatagttatataaatttgatacatgaataattGGTAATTTTTACTAAGAATTTCCCCTCATCGTGAAGGATTAGCTCCAGGCCCTTCAAAAGGAAGCAACAGTGGTGCTTCAAACATGGAAATATTTGGTCTAGCTTCCTTCATTGCCTTACCAATTGCCTTTCTTCCCATGCTTTTTGGGATTTAAAGCTCTTATTTTCCcattattaaaacttattttcctccattaatattcatttactatatttatatttatatttatatatgttttgcagtttttttcttttttttagtgaGGAGAGACAATGTCTAGAGACACCAATAATTTGTAAGAGTTTCTTATGAGATTTATTTCATTGAGATTCTATCAttgttaatttgaattatagggTTTGGCATTTGGCTATAactttgattaatttaaatgttaaGAGGAAGCATTgccaatgatttttttaatcacAAAATGGTTTTAATTCTAATGCAATTTCTTTTgttgattattaaaatatattagtaGTTTAAGAagttgtttgaaaaataaataaatataaaaataacactaattAAGAATTATAACCAGTTTAGGAAAGATTTTTACattactaaatttaatattatatatgtggATTGAATATTAACTCGATTGATATCGAAATTGTTGTCAATATAAGAAGACGTGAGTTCGGATACACTGAATAAGGAAGTGaattcaatatttcattttatcctTTCCTAATTTTAACTAAAGTCATGCATGTAAATCCATGGTTTAATCTCAGTAACTTCAATTCTTTTCGTAAAATACGAAATTTAATAACTTGAAGAAAaactaatttatcaattttggtAAACACAAATTagactaaaaatcaattaaaacattacaaaaataatgtgtatatatgaaatatttacaaagccAAAGACATATCAATTTCAGTATGATCAACGTTAAGTTTAGGATCCAAAGCCATTTTTTCAAGTCGAAGAAGACTGCTGGTTGCTAAAATAGCTTTAGCATCAATATCATGCAACGATCTCTCATATAAACTCTTGGTCGCCATTGAAGCAGCTTCATACagttttttacttttatgtGCACCCAATAAACAATGTCCTAATATCCTTAAACTTGGTTGTAATAATTCCCATGGCAATAGTATTGTCTTTTGttttgatgatgaagatgaagatggtTTGTTTTGAATCCCTGTAGCCCAAATATCACAAAACTCACAAAACTCGAGCTTTGAACTCACTGGCATTTGAGATATTTTACTGTAATATAACTCTAAGGCTACACCGACGATTCTTGCTCTTCTTGATGATCTCATGGTGCCATGGGGTTCTAATGTTGGTGAGATGACAGCTAGGTTTAATTCAGTTGCTTGGGTCTTTACTGATGATTTAGCTTCATGGTAAATACTGGGTTGGGTTAAATCAGGGACGTTGACGCTTATCGGTTGACCGTCGCGTGCGGTGGTTTCGTGGGCGTAAAGAGCTAATAAAATGGCTTCGAAACCGGCGAGGGATTTACGTAAAGCGATACGGGAGAGGTAAATGCCGGCTACTATGGGGACAAAACGGAGGACGACGAGCTTTAGTTCTGGGTCAGGGGAATGGAAAGTGTCGTAAAGCCAACGACAGAGGTTGTTGTCGCCGGAACCGGAGTCTGGGTCACGGAGGAGGGTGGAGATTTGGGAAGAAACGGTGGGGTCGTGAAGGAGGGAAGAGGAAGAAGAGACGGAGGAAGGGACGGTGGACAGGATGGAAGAAAGGGCTTGGATACATGAATGAGCTTTGGAAGAGAATGATGATGCCGATGAGGATGAGGTGGCGGTGGCGGAGGGGGAGCCGGGGTTGGAGGATGACATTGGTGAATGAAGAATGAAGGGAAATAATTAAGCTTTTTAATGGAGTAcactttttttcttatatttttatatgttttttttaaatttagtttaaagttgAAATTAGGGGAGATAATTAAGGAGGAAAAATAGGATTACCTTTTACTAAGCTAAATAATATCcactcttctcttcttcttcttctccttttttctaaatttagttaaaaaaattaatggaactttaaaattaaatatattccgattattaaaaaaagggtaaatttcaCTTAAATGTAACtaagttttagtaaatttacattttgattactcaaatttgaaaagttatATAACGGTCattgaataattcaaaatttttatttaagtcatcaaattgttgaaattattgTTGTATGGTTTTTGCTTACACTGCTTACACCAATTGAAAGCTTTTCTTCTCATTCTCTTcgcaatttataattttttattttatgaaatagttttgaaattcatgaatttatgaactaaaatttaaacacacGTCTTCTTTAACCTTCAACATGGATCATGTGatcaacttaaatttaaaatatattattctacTTGTTGATGAGTATTGATCCACCATACCAATTGTCGAATTATCACTTGGTACTCATTAgctaagttttaaaaataaaacttatctGTCTAATGActtatttaaaacttttcagtaacataaataaaattttaaatagttgtttaaaactaaaaaaaaggtaaacttactaataatttactaaatattgaaattgaaatatttcaagATATACATTTCAATTGAAAGTCTGCATGGCTTCTAATAAGAAggataattattgtaattatttgttgatttacttaaatgatcaatttaatttaaaggcCATACAAAAGGGGAAGGTATTCTGCAGTAGAATTCACAGTTGTTGCATCTCCATTTCCAAAATGACAAAAACTTGTTAGCAATGGCACTTACCAGAGATTTACAAAAACTCACCCAAATCTACAAAATTCCATTCTCTCTCTCTCAGCTACATGATCGAATTCGAATACATTTACAATTTGGACAATCAATCATCTTCCAGTCATGTTCTTTGCCTGACTCTCCTGCCATTTGTATCAGTGCCGTCTGAGAGTTGTGCCCATACGCTTCGTGATTTTCCGCCACTGCCATAATCTTCCTCACAACCTGCGATGGTTTTGAGGAGCTCTGACTGAAGTGAAGGGCAGTTGTCTTTTAAGTATTCGAAGCCGTCCGATCGCATGACAGCTGCTATAAGAACACAAGTTAGAGACCGGGATCTGAAAATAACATATGGCCCTTCAAGTTTCATAGTTTCGTTCTTGGTTTTAGAAATTTCTCGGAAAGACAGCTAAGTTCGTCAAATCAAGATCGAAGAACAATAAGCTTGCACATGAAAACTGCAGCCTCAGCACATGAACAAGCTCCCTATGATACCTACAACTCAATCCACAACTTTACTAAAGCATATGTTTTAACATGCCCTAACTGACCTATGAAGAAGACATAGCACGAAAATATCGCACCATGAGGCAGGGGCTTGTACCCCTCATGCGAAGAAAAGAGTACATAGCCTGACATGTTCAGTTGCTCAACATGCAATATAAACCCACCTAATAACTTTTACTCAAAaggtaatttatatatatatatatatatatatatatataaaacaaaacttCAAACTGATTAGTTTGGTGCTCCGGATCccttaaatatataatgtttatCTATGGGTATAGTTGGGCTCACCTATTCATGTATAAATCATTTTCCACCAAACATGTATTAATGCCAGCTATAAAAGGGTAAAGTTACCATGGAGGCCATTGTACTAAGAGTtgaattgcattttgccccctctactaaaaaatggacaaattagtccttgtacattaaataaaaaagcaaactAGTTCTTCTgctaaaaatttcatccatttcttctAC
The nucleotide sequence above comes from Gossypium raimondii isolate GPD5lz chromosome 13, ASM2569854v1, whole genome shotgun sequence. Encoded proteins:
- the LOC105782325 gene encoding non-specific lipid transfer protein GPI-anchored 12, giving the protein MAAKQTTILVAAILVTAFYGGAATSAQAPAADPAMAMSPSAMAPTPDCMTNLLNLSDCLTYVEAGSNLTKPDKPCCPELAGLVESSPQCLCYLMDKNATANYGINIDMERALKLPNVCHVKTPPVSLCSAIIGAPIGVPTQSTEGLVSPASEPTGSVAYGPTPSAMAPTPDCMTNLFNLSDCLGYVTARSNLTKPDKPCCPELAGLVESSPQCLCLLLDKNATSSYGVDIDIDRALKLPNVCHVKTPPVSLCSTINGGAPIGVPTSGTEVSLSPGLAPGPSKGSNSGASNMEIFGLASFIALPIAFLPMLFGI
- the LOC105782324 gene encoding uncharacterized protein LOC105782324 — its product is MSSSNPGSPSATATSSSSASSFSSKAHSCIQALSSILSTVPSSVSSSSSLLHDPTVSSQISTLLRDPDSGSGDNNLCRWLYDTFHSPDPELKLVVLRFVPIVAGIYLSRIALRKSLAGFEAILLALYAHETTARDGQPISVNVPDLTQPSIYHEAKSSVKTQATELNLAVISPTLEPHGTMRSSRRARIVGVALELYYSKISQMPVSSKLEFCEFCDIWATGIQNKPSSSSSSKQKTILLPWELLQPSLRILGHCLLGAHKSKKLYEAASMATKSLYERSLHDIDAKAILATSSLLRLEKMALDPKLNVDHTEIDMSLAL